One genomic window of Acidovorax radicis includes the following:
- a CDS encoding M48 family metallopeptidase, whose protein sequence is MLLLERTSQHQLVYGNEVIVFSVRRQPTRTVQRVAIHVEPDGRVLVDAPDTAPLVDVLEAVKKRSRWISHHLEAAKARLAHVLPREYVSGESLHYLGRRYRLRVVVNPDAKVEARMRGAFITVTVPEHDPEAIRAALDHWYRQRARELFAARIAAVAAPLRWVKHSPPTRLQFMTVQWGSCSPSGRITLNPLLVKAPRECIDYVLLHELCHLLHHNHSSKFYSVLDRHMPNWRVVKEKLDNMAEEMFRA, encoded by the coding sequence ATGCTTTTGCTGGAGCGCACCTCCCAACATCAGCTGGTGTACGGCAATGAAGTCATTGTTTTCAGCGTACGCCGCCAGCCGACGCGTACTGTGCAGCGCGTCGCAATCCACGTCGAGCCTGATGGCCGTGTGTTGGTGGATGCGCCTGACACCGCCCCCTTGGTTGACGTGCTGGAGGCAGTCAAGAAGCGTTCGAGATGGATAAGCCACCACTTAGAAGCCGCCAAGGCGCGACTGGCCCATGTGCTCCCGCGTGAGTACGTGAGCGGTGAATCACTGCATTACCTTGGGCGGCGCTATCGCCTGCGGGTGGTTGTAAATCCTGATGCCAAAGTGGAGGCCCGCATGCGCGGCGCGTTCATTACCGTCACCGTACCGGAGCACGATCCCGAAGCGATCAGAGCCGCCCTGGATCACTGGTACCGCCAGCGAGCGCGTGAGCTATTCGCAGCCCGTATTGCAGCCGTGGCCGCGCCACTGCGCTGGGTCAAGCACTCTCCTCCGACACGCCTCCAGTTCATGACCGTTCAATGGGGAAGCTGTTCGCCCTCTGGTCGTATTACGCTGAACCCTCTGCTGGTCAAAGCGCCACGTGAGTGTATTGATTACGTCCTGCTGCATGAGCTATGTCACTTGCTTCACCACAATCACAGTTCCAAGTTTTATAGCGTCTTAGATAGGCATATGCCCAATTGGCGCGTAGTGAAAGAGAAGCTGGACAACATGGCGGAAGAGATGTTCCGCGCCTGA
- a CDS encoding plasmid partitioning protein RepB C-terminal domain-containing protein, with protein sequence MNLDASTANGAPTTEPIEKTKAAFLTDCVRIPLSNLIYLKTLRPRVKDSITFQQVLSSVRDVGLVEPPVVFPHPTNQGHYFVMDGHLRIEALKILGIAEVDCLVATDDDTYTYNKRINRMTVVQAHKMIVKAMEHGVSAERLGKTLHLSPATIRNHFRLLDGVCPEVIEQLQDKPCPAKSFAILRRMKPIRQIEAAELMSGQNNFTTAFANALLYNTPSNMLVTQAPASDTVSVESMAKMEREMAALQVQNKAIEETYGPDVLHLTVLKRFLEKWMDCAPIVRWLAANQPEYFREFQSIVGTMQIDDSRSHGAAAQQSRGKLA encoded by the coding sequence ATGAATCTGGATGCATCCACAGCGAACGGCGCACCTACTACCGAGCCAATCGAGAAGACCAAGGCCGCCTTCTTGACAGATTGTGTGCGTATTCCCTTGTCCAACCTCATCTACCTTAAAACTTTGCGGCCTCGCGTCAAGGACAGCATCACCTTCCAGCAGGTTCTGTCATCGGTACGAGACGTAGGTCTGGTTGAACCGCCAGTAGTTTTCCCCCACCCGACCAACCAAGGTCACTACTTCGTGATGGATGGGCATCTGCGTATTGAAGCACTAAAAATTCTAGGCATTGCTGAAGTGGATTGCTTGGTTGCCACCGATGATGACACGTACACATACAACAAACGCATCAATCGAATGACAGTTGTGCAAGCGCACAAAATGATCGTCAAAGCAATGGAACACGGCGTTTCCGCCGAACGACTGGGAAAGACGCTGCATCTATCACCAGCGACCATCAGAAACCATTTCAGGTTACTGGATGGCGTTTGCCCCGAGGTGATTGAACAGCTACAAGACAAACCGTGTCCTGCCAAGTCATTCGCGATTCTGCGGCGTATGAAGCCCATCAGGCAAATTGAAGCTGCCGAGTTAATGTCTGGCCAGAACAACTTCACCACTGCGTTTGCAAATGCCCTGCTATACAACACACCATCAAATATGCTGGTAACGCAAGCGCCTGCCAGTGACACTGTGTCGGTGGAGTCCATGGCAAAGATGGAGCGTGAGATGGCCGCACTGCAAGTGCAAAACAAGGCTATTGAGGAAACTTATGGGCCTGATGTACTGCACCTCACCGTGCTGAAGCGCTTTTTGGAAAAGTGGATGGACTGCGCGCCAATTGTTCGTTGGTTGGCGGCCAATCAGCCAGAGTACTTCAGGGAGTTTCAGAGCATCGTCGGGACGATGCAGATCGACGACAGCAGGTCACATGGCGCTGCCGCCCAACAGAGTCGCGGAAAACTTGCTTAA